TATTGATTTTCAAGGAGAATTAAATCGCCCATTCACCATCACGGAAGATTGGAACAACTGTACCATCTTCACGAATCCCGTCAATGTTCATCTTGTTTGAACCAATCATGAAGTCCACATGGACATCTGAACGGTTAAGACCTGCGGCTTTTAATTCATCATTGGTCATATCCACACCACCTTCGATACTAAAAGCATAGGCTGACCCAATGGCCAAATGGTTTGAAGCATTTTCATCAAAGAGGGTATTAAAGAAGGTTACACCTGATTGAGAGATTGGACTTTGATCTGGTACAAGGGCCACTTCACCGAGACCACGAGCACCCGCATTGTCAAAGACTAATTTCTTCATGACTTCGTCACCTTTTTCAGCTGTAATATCGACAATTTCACCATCTTTAAAGGTTACTTTGATGCCTTCAATGATATTTCCATTATAGCTGAGTGGTTTGGTTGAGGTCACATAGCCATCTGCTACACGGTAGTCAGGAGCTGTAAAGACTTCTTCTGTCGGCATATTGGCAATAAAGTGTTCGCCCTGAGCATTGATAGAGCCTGCCGCTTCCCACAAATGATTTTTTGGCATACCAAGTGTCAAATCTGTTCCTGGTGCAGTATAGTGGAGTTTGACAAATTGTTCTTTGTTCAAAATCGCTGCTTTGGCAACAAGACGTTCTTCATGCTCTTTCCATGCAGCTACCGGATCATCGGCATAAACACGACAGGTTTTAAAGATTTGATCCCACAACAAGTCCACAGCTTCCTCATCACTTGTAGCATCTGGAAAGACTTTTTTCGCCCATTCTAGACCTGCTGCCGCCCCCAAGGTCCAGCTAATTTTGTTAGCCTGAGTTGCTTGACGCATTGGATTTAAGGCAATACTTGCTGCGCGTGTCGCACGAGATAGCTTCTCTGGATCAACACCATCTAAAGCACCTGGATCGTCAGATAAGACGACCAAACGGCTAGCCTTATGATCCAAAATGTAGTTCATCTCCGCAATCCGTTGCTCAGAAATTGTTTCTAAGCGCTCAATTGGTACATTCACATAGCGCTCACGCAAAATCACATCATCTTGCCAATTGACAAGGACTTCAACAGCTCCTTTGGCATAGGCTTCTTTGACAATCAACCGCGCTAATTCAGCTTGATCGACACTAATAGTCAAGGCAACTGTATGACCAGGTTGCACGTTGATTCCAGTTGAAACAAGTAACTTAGCATATTTGGCCAAGTTTTCTTTAAAATTTGGTAATACCATACGATTCTCCTTTTAATAAGCTACTTTCTATTGTATCATATTTTATTATCTGGCGATATTTTCGACTACCATCTATGTTTTTTCTATGTTTCAAACAGGATTTTTGAATATCTTTCCGCCCTGCGCTATACTAGTTAAGAAAAACTTAGCTATTATAGGCAGGCATTTCATCTTACTCTACCTCTACTAAGATTCTGTGATAATAGCAACCATTTATGTGAACAGCATTCCTATTCTAGCAAGAAAGTCAGGTATCTCATGATTGAATTTAGACAGGTCAGCAAACAATTTAAGGGCAAGTATGTCTTAAAAGACCAGGCCTTCACCATTTTCGATGGAGAATTCTTTGTCTTGGTCGGCGCAAGTGGTAGTGGAAAAACAACAACACTGAAAATGCTCAACCGCTTGATTGAGCCAGACGAAGGCGATATTTACTTGGACGGCAAGCGCCTCAAAGAGTATGATTTACGAGAATTACGCCTATCAACTGGCTATGTCTTACAGCAAATCGCTCTTTTCCCCAATCTTTCAGTGGCTGAAAACATTGCCCTTATCCCTGAGATGAAAAAATGGTCTAAAAAAGACATTGACATTCGAACCAAGGAATTACTCGACTTAGTCGGACTTCCTCCTGCAGAGTATCTCCACCGTATGCCCAGCGAACTCTCTGGTGGAGAACAGCAGCGAATTGGTATTTTACGAGCCATTATTGCTCGCCCTAAAGTTTTGCTTCTCGATGAGCCATTTAGCGCCCTTGATCCGATTTCACGGGAGCAATTGCAAGACTTAGTCAAAAAAATTCAGCATGAATTTCAAATGACCATGATTTTTGTGACCCATGATATGACAGAAGCGATTAAATTAGGCGATCGAATTGCCATTATGGATCAGGGAAGCATTCTACAGCTCGACACACCGGAGCGAATTCAAGCAGCTCCTGCTACTCAGTTTGTGGCTGATTTCTTTCAGGTATAGGAGACGATGATGAACGATTTGATTCAAACATTTTTAGACCGAAAAGAAGACTGGTTGTTGGCTCTTGGGGAGCATTTGCAAATCTCCTTTGTGGCAGTAGCATCTGCAATTTTAATCGCTATTCCACTGGCTATTCTCGTTTCAAAACGTGAACATATGGCCAATCTTCTCCTACAATTTACAGGCGTCTTGCAGACCATTCCCTCACTAGCCATTTTAGGCCTACTCATCCCCATCTTTGGGATTGGCAAAGTTCCTGCCATTTTGACCCTGATTGTCTATGCTATTTTTCCTATTCTGCAAAATACCATCACAGGACTCCATGAGATTGATCCATCTCTCCAAGAAGCTGCTACAGCCTTTGGGATGAATCGTTGGGAAAAATTAAAAAAATTCGAAATCGCCTTAGCAGCTCCTGTCATTCTATCTGGTATTCGAACAGCGACCGTTCTCATTATCGGAACAGCGACTCTGGCTGCTCTGATTGGAGCAGGGGGATTAGGCTCTTTCATCTTATTGGGGATTGATCGCAACAATAGTTCCCTCATTCTCATCGGAGCCATTAGCTCAGCCCTGCTTGCTCTCCTCTTTCATTTCTTGATTGGCTTAGTTGAAAAACGCAGTCTCAAGACCATTTTCATCTCCTTTGTAGCCCTACTAGGCATTAGCTCCCTTTCTCTTCTTCCGATGTCTATGATGATGCAGGATAAGATTGTCATTGCTGGGAAATTAGGATCTGAACCTGAAATTTTGCTCAATATGTACAAGGAATTGATTGAAGACCAGACAGATATTACCGTCGAAGTGAAACCCAATTTTGGTAAAACTACCTTTGTCTATGAAGCCTTGAAGACTGGACAGATTGATCTTTATCCAGAATTTACAGGAACTGTTACTTCCACCTTACTGAAACAGCCACCGAGCATCTCCAACAATCCAGAAGAAGTCTACCAAGCAGCACGAAAAGGTATTTTTGAACAAGACAAGCTAGTCTATCTCAAGCCTATGCGCTATCAAAACACCTATGCTCTTGCCGTCAAAGAAGAATATGCTAAAGAACATGGACTTGAAACGATTTCCGACCTCGCAAAAGTTCAATCGACTGCTACTGCCGGCTTTAGCTTGGAATTTAACGATCGTGAAGACGGAGGAAATGGCTTGAAAGACCGTTACAAGCTCCATCTCCAAGTGAAGACACTCGAACCCGCCCTGCGCTATAAGGCCATTGACAACGGCAATGTTCAACTGATTGATGCCTATTCGACAGATAGTGAACTGCAAGAATATCATCTCAAGACGCTCAAGGATGACCAGCAGCTCTTCCCTCCTTATCAGGGAGCGCCTCTCATCCGCCAAGAAACACTAAAAAAATATCCACAACTAGAAGGAATTCTCAATCAGCTGGCTGGTACCATCACAGAAGAAGAAATGCAAGACATGAACTACCAAGTCAATGTCGAAGGCAAATCCCCTAGCCAGGTCGCAAAGGATTATCTCAAAGAACATCAACTGATTGGAAACTAATGCTTGTCAAACAACAGCTACCCCAACTATTCAGCATTTTCCATTACAAAACAAGCATACAAAAACCATTTTGGGCCTTTCCCAAAATGGTTTTTCACTACTTAAAATAATTCATCAAATAAACTCAACTGGTTATCTTCTGGCATATTGCCTAAGATTCCCATTTCATCCAGTTTGTCAACAAGGGTCGCAGACAGTCCTCCACGTTTGCGTAATTCAGTCTTGGATAGAAATTCTCCCTCCTCACGCGCCTTAACGACTTGGCGAGCAACACTTTCTCCGAGACCATCCATGGCAACAAAGGGCGGAATCAAAGTATCGCCTTCGATTTGGAATTCGACCGCATCCGATCGATACAGGTCTAATTTCCCAAATTTGAAGCCACGCTCCAACATTTCATTGACAATTTCCAGTGTGGTAAAGAGGTCTTGTTCTACGTTACTTGCTTCATTGTTTTTCTTCTTCGCTGCGATTTCGTCCATTTTTGCCTTGACACGGTCTAAACCACCAGACATGGTAGCAAGATCAAAGGCCTTGGCCCGAATCGAAAAATAAGCACAGTAATAATAAATCGGATGATGCACCTTAAAGTAGGCGACACGAAGCGCCATCATAACATAGGCTGCCGCATGGGCTTTAGGGAACATGTACTTGATTTTTCCACAAGATTCAATGTACCAATCTGGAACATTGTTATCTTTCATGGCTTGGATATAGCCATTGCGCTCCTCCTCGGAAATTTTGAGCCAGGCTCCCTTACGCACCCGCTCCATAATGTTAAAGGCCATTTTCGGAGGAAGTCCTGCGTGCATAAGGTAGACCATGATGTCGTCCCGACAACCGATAACGGTTGATAGATCTGCAATACCAGACTTAATCAAATCTTGAGCATTCCCTAGCCATACGTCTGTTCCATGTGATAGACCAGATAATTGCAAGAGTTCTGAAAAGGTTGTCGGATGCGTTTCTTCCACCATACCACGAACAAAGTTAGTTCCAAATTCAGGAATCCCTAGCATACCAGTCGGCGTGCCAATTTGTTCTGGTGTTACTCCTATCACTTCGGTGCCGGAAAAGAGGGCCATCACTCCCTTATCATCTGCCGGAATAGTTTGCGGATCAATTCCTGACAGGTCTTGAAGTTTCCGAATCATGGTTGGGTCATCGTGTCCCAGTACATCGAGCTTCAAGACGTTTTCATCAATATCATGGAAGTTAAAGTGGGTTGTCTGCCAGCTTGCGGTCAAGTCATCCGCAGGATATTGGACAGGCGTAAAATCATAGACATCCATATAATTTGGAATAACAACGATCCCTCCTGGGTGCTGACCTGTCGTTCGTTTCACCCCAGCAGCACCCGCAGCCAAGCGTTCCACTTCTACATCGCGGTAGAATTTGCCATAGTCTCGCTCATACCCCCGCACATAACCGTAGGCTGTTTTAGCAGCAACGGTACCAACCGTTCCAGCCCGAAAGGCGTATTGGTCACCGAAAATATCTCGAACATCCAAATGGGCATCTGGCTGATCGTCTCCTGAGAAGTTCAAGTCAATATCAGGTACCTTATCCCCATCAAAGCCCAGGAAGGTTTCAAAGGGAATATCCTGCCCGTCTTTGGCGTATTTGTGACCACACTCTGGACAGTCCTTGTCTGGCATATCAAAACCAGAACCATAAGAACCATCTGTGATAAATTCGCTGTGCTGACAGTTTGGACAGACATAGTGAGGGGGCATAGGATTGACCTCGGTAATGCCAATCATGGTTGCTACAAAGCTAGAACCAACAGACCCCCGTGAACCGACCAAATAACCTCGGTCATT
Above is a window of Streptococcus sp. zg-86 DNA encoding:
- a CDS encoding aminopeptidase, whose product is MVLPNFKENLAKYAKLLVSTGINVQPGHTVALTISVDQAELARLIVKEAYAKGAVEVLVNWQDDVILRERYVNVPIERLETISEQRIAEMNYILDHKASRLVVLSDDPGALDGVDPEKLSRATRAASIALNPMRQATQANKISWTLGAAAGLEWAKKVFPDATSDEEAVDLLWDQIFKTCRVYADDPVAAWKEHEERLVAKAAILNKEQFVKLHYTAPGTDLTLGMPKNHLWEAAGSINAQGEHFIANMPTEEVFTAPDYRVADGYVTSTKPLSYNGNIIEGIKVTFKDGEIVDITAEKGDEVMKKLVFDNAGARGLGEVALVPDQSPISQSGVTFFNTLFDENASNHLAIGSAYAFSIEGGVDMTNDELKAAGLNRSDVHVDFMIGSNKMNIDGIREDGTVVPIFRDGEWAI
- a CDS encoding ABC transporter ATP-binding protein, which codes for MIEFRQVSKQFKGKYVLKDQAFTIFDGEFFVLVGASGSGKTTTLKMLNRLIEPDEGDIYLDGKRLKEYDLRELRLSTGYVLQQIALFPNLSVAENIALIPEMKKWSKKDIDIRTKELLDLVGLPPAEYLHRMPSELSGGEQQRIGILRAIIARPKVLLLDEPFSALDPISREQLQDLVKKIQHEFQMTMIFVTHDMTEAIKLGDRIAIMDQGSILQLDTPERIQAAPATQFVADFFQV
- a CDS encoding ABC transporter permease/substrate-binding protein; the encoded protein is MNDLIQTFLDRKEDWLLALGEHLQISFVAVASAILIAIPLAILVSKREHMANLLLQFTGVLQTIPSLAILGLLIPIFGIGKVPAILTLIVYAIFPILQNTITGLHEIDPSLQEAATAFGMNRWEKLKKFEIALAAPVILSGIRTATVLIIGTATLAALIGAGGLGSFILLGIDRNNSSLILIGAISSALLALLFHFLIGLVEKRSLKTIFISFVALLGISSLSLLPMSMMMQDKIVIAGKLGSEPEILLNMYKELIEDQTDITVEVKPNFGKTTFVYEALKTGQIDLYPEFTGTVTSTLLKQPPSISNNPEEVYQAARKGIFEQDKLVYLKPMRYQNTYALAVKEEYAKEHGLETISDLAKVQSTATAGFSLEFNDREDGGNGLKDRYKLHLQVKTLEPALRYKAIDNGNVQLIDAYSTDSELQEYHLKTLKDDQQLFPPYQGAPLIRQETLKKYPQLEGILNQLAGTITEEEMQDMNYQVNVEGKSPSQVAKDYLKEHQLIGN